From the Edaphobacter bradus genome, the window GTTAGACCATATTTCTGTGTCGGTAGAAAGCGCGATCTTTCTACGGACGCTGCCTTCTTTGGAGGAGCAGAAACGTCATGGCATTTGGAGCCGCCAAAAGATCGATGGGCTGCTGGAAACACAGAAGGCTCAATCGATAGTTGACGTCTGGCAACGCTTCGTCCTTCCCAGATTCAGTGTTCGGTTCTTGGTGAGAGAGCTCTTGGACAAGAGGAAGGCCAGGGTCGATGTCTCAGAATCCGTTCGCCCGTTGCCTGAACAGTTGGTTGTTGGCATTCATACTGCGAGGCGTCCGGTCTATCTGCACGAAGCAGATGTTGCGACGTCCGAAGCTTTCGCGACCGCACTCTTGAGGGCCTCGAGAGGTTCTCATCTATCACCGTGGAAGGTACTCGTTGACGCCCGTCTGATCCGAGTGCCTACTGACCCGAAGCTGTGGCGCCTTGCAGTACGTGTCGTCAATGACGCAGAAACGCCGAAGGTTTCGCAGGCAGATTACGTCGATCCGAATGTCTATGGCGTGAAGCTTTGCGTACGACTTCCAGAAGGTGTTCATCAGCCGACTATCTTTCAAGAGCTTCCCGAGAGTTTCCGATACGACCGGCGGATGCCGGGAGTAGGAATCAATTCACAGGTAGAAAGTGCAACTTTCGAAGGTTTTGTAGAACTGTCTGCGGAAAGCGTTCCAATCGCAGAGACCCCTCGGCTTGAGGCTCGGGAGTTCTCCGATGTGGATCCCAGCTTCGCCACGATGAGCCAACAGCCGCTCCCCAGTCTGAAAGCTCTCCTTGGCCACATGGAAACCTACCGTGATAAGGACTGGACGGAGAAGATTGGCTCCCTGGTCGGAACCGAAGAGGGCGATGCGATCAAAGCCGCTGAGGACTTCAATAAGGAAATTGTGCGCTTCAAACGTGGCTTCGAGCTATTAAGTGACCCCAAATATCCGGACATTCTGACGGCGTTTCTCCTCTTGAACAATGCGATGGGGAGAGCGAACAAGACTCATACGAAGTGGCGTCTTTTCCAACTAGGCTTCATCGTGTCTCAACTACCTGAGCTCGCTTCCCGAGAGTACGGAGGGCTGGCTTCCAAAGATGACGGGCTAGTGGAGCTTCTGTATTTCGCGGCAGGCGGTGGTAAGACGGAAGCATTCCTGGGCCTTATGCTTTGGCAGGCCTTCTTTGACCGGCTACGAGGCAAGACGTTCGGCAACACGGCGTTTGTTCGATTCCCACTCCGCTTGCTCACCTTCCAACAGCTCCAACGGTTGGCTCAGGCTCTAGCCGCTGCCGACCAGGTCCGAAAAGACGCTAAGCTCAAGGGCGCGCGCTTCAGCATCGGATATCTGGTGGGAGGAACAGTCACGCCGAATAAAATTTCGCCAGATTTACACCAAAAACTACAACGCGACGGAGTTGATTCTAAATTCCAGCGAATCTTTTCTTGCCCATACTGTTCTTCATCCGAGATCGAGATGCGCTATAACAGCTCTCTTTGGTTGATCGAGCATCGTTGCACGAACCGAGACTGCTTCTCTTTTGGCGAGAGACTCCCAGTTTACGTAACAGATCAGGATATTTACCGATTCATCCCGACCATCATTGTTTCCACCGTCGATAAGCTAGCTCTTCTCGGACAGAATCATCGATTCTCTAACATTTTTGGGAGATTTGATCTTGTTTGCGGTGCGCATGGAGCCAGTTTTCGAAAGTCGAATGAGATCTGCGAGGCGGCGCGAGAATTTTCGAGAGGGGGACATCCAGAAACCTGTTCAGGCAGCCCTGTGTTCTACGGCCCATTTTATGATCCATCGCCAGCCCTCTTGGTTCAAGACGAGCTCCACCTCCTGAATGAGGAGCTGGGAACTTTCGATTCCCACTACGAAACAGGGGTGATTGCGCTCCAGAGGAGCTATCGCGCTCGCCCTTGGAAGATCGTTGGTGCGACGGCGACGATTCAGGATTTCAGGCGTCAGGCATGGGAGCTCTATCTAAGCGGCTCCCGTCAATTTCCGGCTCACGGCACCGAGTCGGAGAGCTCTTTCTACTACAGAGCAAGTGAAGACCGTACCGGCCGCATTTTCATTGGCTTGCTCGGTGTGGGCAGGAAGCATACACCGTCCGTTACAAAGGCGTTGGCCATCTTTTACCAGCAGGTGCAACGGGCGCGTGAAGCTGTTGTCGATGATCCGGCCGGTCGCGGGTCCCGTTATGAGCTTGCTCACCTATCGGAGGAGGACAAGAGAGACCTTTTCTTCCTGTATGAACTTGCGCTCACGTATGTTCTAACGAGAAAGGGATCCGACCAGGTTGCCGAGGCAATCGAATCTCGCGTGCATAGTGATCTTCAGCACAGTTCCCCCAGACATGGTGAATTGCTCGTTGAGATGTTCAATGGAGGAGTTGACGTCTCCAAGATGATTGAAAGTATCGATGCTCTGAAGACGATGACAAGCGAAAGTGATCCAGCGAGTCGGACAAGGGGCATTGTCACCACAAACATCATCGGGCACGGCGTTGACGTAGATCGATTTAATGTAATTCTGTTCGCGGGATTTACACGACTGGTAGCTGAATACATTCAGGCTTCGGCTCGTGTAGGAAGAAGGTTTCCAGGCATATCGATTTTCGTACCCACGCCCCAAAGCGAAAGAGACCGCAGCATCTTCGATCGTTTTGCAAAGTTCCATCAGTATTTGGACCGGCTAGTGGATCCGGCGGCCGTAACGCGCTGGCCCGAACCGGCAATGCGAAGGACTCTTCCGGGTTTGCTATGCGGTTATCTCATGGGAGTCGCGTCCGCCGAAATCGGGCGCCCTCTGGCTACCGTAGAGGCCGTTCGCGAGGCTCATGGCGGTCAGGAGGCCGCATCTCTGACTCAGGATGCGATCGTCAGCTGGATGCAAGAAGCCTAT encodes:
- a CDS encoding helicase-related protein; protein product: MIDDQTFNRFALLLSEDIRGRAKGLDSESERLVHSRPMDHILSGFLTPRSEEVANAMADEQDIDGAIDLPRDSSFTMSSLGLECMVSAAELAKLDHISVSVESAIFLRTLPSLEEQKRHGIWSRQKIDGLLETQKAQSIVDVWQRFVLPRFSVRFLVRELLDKRKARVDVSESVRPLPEQLVVGIHTARRPVYLHEADVATSEAFATALLRASRGSHLSPWKVLVDARLIRVPTDPKLWRLAVRVVNDAETPKVSQADYVDPNVYGVKLCVRLPEGVHQPTIFQELPESFRYDRRMPGVGINSQVESATFEGFVELSAESVPIAETPRLEAREFSDVDPSFATMSQQPLPSLKALLGHMETYRDKDWTEKIGSLVGTEEGDAIKAAEDFNKEIVRFKRGFELLSDPKYPDILTAFLLLNNAMGRANKTHTKWRLFQLGFIVSQLPELASREYGGLASKDDGLVELLYFAAGGGKTEAFLGLMLWQAFFDRLRGKTFGNTAFVRFPLRLLTFQQLQRLAQALAAADQVRKDAKLKGARFSIGYLVGGTVTPNKISPDLHQKLQRDGVDSKFQRIFSCPYCSSSEIEMRYNSSLWLIEHRCTNRDCFSFGERLPVYVTDQDIYRFIPTIIVSTVDKLALLGQNHRFSNIFGRFDLVCGAHGASFRKSNEICEAAREFSRGGHPETCSGSPVFYGPFYDPSPALLVQDELHLLNEELGTFDSHYETGVIALQRSYRARPWKIVGATATIQDFRRQAWELYLSGSRQFPAHGTESESSFYYRASEDRTGRIFIGLLGVGRKHTPSVTKALAIFYQQVQRAREAVVDDPAGRGSRYELAHLSEEDKRDLFFLYELALTYVLTRKGSDQVAEAIESRVHSDLQHSSPRHGELLVEMFNGGVDVSKMIESIDALKTMTSESDPASRTRGIVTTNIIGHGVDVDRFNVILFAGFTRLVAEYIQASARVGRRFPGISIFVPTPQSERDRSIFDRFAKFHQYLDRLVDPAAVTRWPEPAMRRTLPGLLCGYLMGVASAEIGRPLATVEAVREAHGGQEAASLTQDAIVSWMQEAYGVRHAPSSATYNERLSIGVKNAFSSIVNAPKHHGRVNALNMQLEAMNSLRDVDEPAFIRVANSTEAKILRRLMDA